The genomic interval TGCGATGGGAGGACCTCCTGCCGGTGGCGCGGAAGTCCGTCCAGGGGCTCGCGAAGGGAGTGCTCGCCCTCGAGTACGCCGGCGACGCGCCAGCGCCGGACGCGGTGGCTCCAGGTGGAGACATGCCCTCACTGGCCGCGACCCTGGCGCTGTCCGAGCGGCCGATGAGTGAAGCGCCGGAGTCCCGGAGGAACCCCCTCGCGGGCGACGATGACCTTGAGCCGTTGTCCCCGGCCCCGCTGCGTGCCGCGCCCGACATCGTGTCGGCGGGGCCCGTGGGGGTGCGCATCGTCCCGCATGAGATGGCTCCCGCCGGCGGGGGATTGGCGCAGGGCTCCCCTTTCGAGCGCGCGCTGAGCATGTCGATGGGCGTGCGCCACACGGTGATTGCGCCGGCGGGGGCGCTGCTGGCGCTTCGCCTGGAGCTGTCTCAGGCTCGCGCCCAGGGACTGACGTTCTCACTCGAGATGGGCAAGGGAGCCCGCGAGAACAACGGCGAGTTCATCAGCGGCCTGGGCGTGGGCTACGCGTGGAAGAAGCCGGGACGCCACACGGAGCTCTCGCTGGGGCTCGAGGGAAGCTTGCAGCTCGTGGTGCAGTCCACGCCGGGGAGAACCCACTGGACGGTGGGCCCGGCCGCGGGGCCCGTGGGGTCCTTCGGGGTGTACGTCATGCCGGAGCTGGCGTTGGTCATCGGCGCGCGCGTGCCGGTCGTCTACCTGCGCATCGAAGACAAGAACGCCGTGCGGGTCCTCCCCGCGCTCGACCTGGGGGTAAGGCTGCCGCTCTAGCCAGGAGCGCGCCTCTCACAAAGCGTCGTTCAGGGGGAGCGGCAACCGCCACTGAGTCACGTCCACCGCGACGGCGGCGGACCGGGAACTAACGCGAGTGGGAGATACCGGCCGACGTCCCCTGCCCCACCGGGAGGTTCGTCGGAGCGGGCGCGGTCGCCGACTGCGCCGGCGTCACGAAGGGTGTGGACGGAACGACACCCTCCACCGGCACCTCGGGCGGCGCGGCCACGGCCGGAGCGGAGACGGACGGCACCACCGGCTCGGGCAAGGTCGCCGCGGCGGCGGGCGCGACGGGCAACGCGGAGGCCGCGGCCCCTTCGCCCGCGGGAGCCGTGAGCGTCGAGGCAGGAGACACCACACCGGACGCGGCGGCCGCCGCGGTGGTGGCCTGCTGCACCGGCGTCGCGGGCTTCACGCAGTTCGACGCCACCGTCGAGTGCTCGGCGCTCGCGGTGGAGGCCACCATGGGCGCCTTGGGCTCGGGCGGCATGTTGCGCGGCGGAAGCACCACGGGCGGCGGAACCGGGCAGTGCGTGCACGGCCCGCGCAGGGGCACGGACAGCCGCTGCCCGGCGCGCAGGAAGGTGTTGCGCATGTGGTTCGCCTTGCGAATCAGCGCCACCGTCGACCCGTAGCGCAGCGCGATGCCCCCCAGCGTGTCTCCCGAACGCACGCGATGGGTCGTCACGTTGTGCTCGGGCTGGAGCGCCAGCAGCGGCTGCACCCGCCGCCCCAGCTCCTGGGCGCGCGGATTGTGGAAGCGCATGTGGAAGTGGTCCCGGTGACGGCGCGCGTGCCGGATGATGCCCGCCGGGTTGAACAACGAGTCCAACCACGCCTTGTCCTCGCCCACCGACAGCGCGTAGTCGTACAGCACCTTCTGCACGCGCTTGTCGACGAGGATGAGCTGGATGTCCGTCTTCGTCACGACCGAGCGGACCAGCGC from Myxococcus stipitatus carries:
- a CDS encoding LysM peptidoglycan-binding domain-containing protein, producing MVPPSGGDAALASVRSPGLTAAPEQAPPAPTEAPATAAASAAAVEGTAPGAQVAQADERCALSAEDLESDDDSAEAGDAEGDVGEGETPVVGGEVPTGPLYTADISDEELARRWKGDVASLGSMAVGFAHSGRLVNGVQFPKGDDWIVVSPEIAWGTQESIDYMVAAIKDVRARYPFAPLLRVNGISNKDGGHKRPHKSHQNGRDVDVGFYYPTVDPIREREREKYINVPLNWALVRSVVTKTDIQLILVDKRVQKVLYDYALSVGEDKAWLDSLFNPAGIIRHARRHRDHFHMRFHNPRAQELGRRVQPLLALQPEHNVTTHRVRSGDTLGGIALRYGSTVALIRKANHMRNTFLRAGQRLSVPLRGPCTHCPVPPPVVLPPRNMPPEPKAPMVASTASAEHSTVASNCVKPATPVQQATTAAAAASGVVSPASTLTAPAGEGAAASALPVAPAAAATLPEPVVPSVSAPAVAAPPEVPVEGVVPSTPFVTPAQSATAPAPTNLPVGQGTSAGISHSR